GCAGCAAAAGCACCTTCTATGCAGGCTTCATTACCACTGAGAGTATGAGTTCCGGTTAAAATCGCTGGAGTGTTAGTTTTCATGAACTGCCTCCTCTTTCAAAGTTGTCCAGATGGCAAATTCAGGGCAAATCATCCCACAGAGACCACAATTCACACAGTTATCTTTGTTTATTGCTTGAGGTGGATGATAACCTTTGGAATTATACTCATCAGACAATTCAAGAACATCTTTCGGACAATATTCAACACAGAAACCGCAACCTTTGCATCTTTCTTTTAATATATGGATCTCACCTGTAGGAGTTTTCGGTAATTCTTTACCGAATGGCTTTCCCCAGTATTTCATAAAGTCTCCTGTTTAATCCTTCCGAAGTTTTCTTCCACATTTTCTTATATTAAGATTCGGAAGGTTATGAATGATCTGAAACTTTCCGAATCTCAAAATGTATGAGTTCCTTTGCGGGAAGCTTCGGAAAGGCGATATATCAAATAAAAAAAGTAGTCCACTCATAAAATGTAAACTACTAAAAAACTTATAAATTTTTGTTTTATTGGATTCACGATTAGTTAGATATATTTGTCTTTTGAGTAGTTTAATTCTCTGTCATAAAAAAGAAAATCGTCTATCGCACCGGTTTCAAGCCAGTTTATAATCTTCAAATCAGCCTCTTTCCCGAATCAAAAGCAAGTCGGATTTTTTAAGAGCTTTCATTTTTTTGGGTGCGATGTTTTTTTTGGAAATATCTTTGTCAAATTATTTAATTTTTTATTTTTCTTTTGAAATTCATACCATTTTTATATAGATTATTGAACTTGAAGTTTTACAGATAATTATAATTATTTCTTCTTCTCTTCGCACAATTCCACCAGAACACCATTGGTAGATTTCGGATGCAGGAAAGCTATCTCTGAGTTGTGTGCACCTTTTCTTGGTTTTTTATCAATTAATTGAATTTTGTGTGATTCGACTGTTTCCAAAGCCGGGATAAGTTCATTTGTATTAAAAGCAAGATGATGAATTCCCTCACCTTTTTTCTCGATGAATTTTGCAATAGGGCTTTCTTCTGATGTTGCTTCCAGCAGTTCTATCCTGATTTCTCCAATTGGAATAAATGCAACTCTTACTTTTTGAGATTCCACAATTTCAGTTGCTTCAACTTTTAGTCCTAATTTTTCATAAAAATCGATGGCAGTATCCATATTTTTTACTGCAATCCCGATATGATTGATCTTATTTAACATAAATATTATTTAACATAATTATCAATGATTATTAACTTTAAACTTTTATTAGAAATTACTTTTAACATTTTTCTTTTCATTCAATGCTGGTGTCTTTCATTCCTTTCTTGAACCCTGAACCTTGAACCTTTGAACCCTGAACCTTTGAACCCTGAACCTTTGAATCCTGAACCTTATTCTTCAGAAACATATTCATCTGCTAATTTGAAGCCCAATTTCATTGCTTTCAGGTTTAAATCAAGGTATTGTGGTTTCATTGATTCCGTAATAGCTTTTTTTAAAGATGATTCGGATACGACTTTTGTTTTCCTGATCAGGAAAGAAATTGCTAAAATATTTGTGGGAAGTTCGGTTTTTAATTTTTCCAAAGCGATTTCCGTGAAAGGAAGTTCATATATTTCCGAATCCAGTAAAGTTATATTTTTTACAAAAGTAGTATCTGCGATGAGGATACCGTTATCTTTTAAATTTTCGGAATATTTGTCATAAGCTTCCTGGGTGAGAGTCATCAGAATATCAAAGCGAGTTGCTTCCGGGAAATAGAACTCCGTATTACCGATGATAACATCTGCTCTACTCGCTCCGCCGCGGGATTCCGGTCCGTAAGTCTGGGTTTGAGTAACAATATATTTGTCCCTGATCGCAGCTTGAGCAAGAATAATTCCGGCAGTTATCAATCCTTGTCCACCGCTGCCGCTCAACCTTAACTCTTTTTTGAACTCATTATTGTTTTTCATTTTTTTATCCTTTTCTTCCTGTAAAGCAGTTCCCTTCCGAAGCTTTCTTTCACTTTTTCTTATATTAAGATTCGGAAGGTTACGAATGAGATAAAAACTTTCCGAATCTTAAATGTAAGTATTCCTTTGTGGGAAGCTTTGGAAAGATAGTTCGCCATTATAGAAACATCGTAATATCTGATTTATGATTTTTTTACATTACTTTCTTGTAAAGCAGCGATCAGTTTGTCATATTCTTCCGCATATTCCGGTTTTATTTCCTTCCGGAAAATTCCTCTTTTATATTTTCCCTTCTGATTTTCTGGGGATAACTTTTCGAAGGCTTCAAAAGTTAAGGCATTTTCTTTCATTTCTGTCATCATGGTGGGAGCATCACCTTTTTTATTCAATCTTCCGTAAATAACCGGGCAGGCACTCATAATTTCAACCAGAGAAAAACCTTTATGTTCGAGAGCTTGTTTAATGAATGATTGTGCTTCGATCACATGATAGGCAGTCGTTCTGGCAACAAAACTTGCTCCTGCACCGAGAGCGAGCTCACAAATATCAAATACAGGATCGATATTCCCATAAGGAGTCGTGGTTGATAGGTCGCCTTTCGGAGTTGTAGGAGAATATTGTCCTCCTGTCATTCCGTAAATATTATTATTGATCAGGATTGCCGTCAGATCTATATTACGACGAGCAGCATGAATAAAATGATTTCCACCGATAGCAGTTGCATCTCCATCACCGGTGATGACGATCACTT
The sequence above is a segment of the Candidatus Cloacimonadota bacterium genome. Coding sequences within it:
- a CDS encoding 4Fe-4S dicluster domain-containing protein translates to MKYWGKPFGKELPKTPTGEIHILKERCKGCGFCVEYCPKDVLELSDEYNSKGYHPPQAINKDNCVNCGLCGMICPEFAIWTTLKEEAVHEN
- the mce gene encoding methylmalonyl-CoA epimerase, with product MLNKINHIGIAVKNMDTAIDFYEKLGLKVEATEIVESQKVRVAFIPIGEIRIELLEATSEESPIAKFIEKKGEGIHHLAFNTNELIPALETVESHKIQLIDKKPRKGAHNSEIAFLHPKSTNGVLVELCEEKKK
- a CDS encoding 2-oxoacid:ferredoxin oxidoreductase subunit gamma, with translation MKNNNEFKKELRLSGSGGQGLITAGIILAQAAIRDKYIVTQTQTYGPESRGGASRADVIIGNTEFYFPEATRFDILMTLTQEAYDKYSENLKDNGILIADTTFVKNITLLDSEIYELPFTEIALEKLKTELPTNILAISFLIRKTKVVSESSLKKAITESMKPQYLDLNLKAMKLGFKLADEYVSEE
- a CDS encoding 2-oxoacid:ferredoxin oxidoreductase subunit beta; amino-acid sequence: MPKIPQKVVHKYLRHRKQFPHVWCPGCSNGIVLGTIIRAIDELNYKRDDIAMVSGIGCSSRMPVYVDFNTLHTLHGRALAYATGIKMFKPEMKVIVITGDGDATAIGGNHFIHAARRNIDLTAILINNNIYGMTGGQYSPTTPKGDLSTTTPYGNIDPVFDICELALGAGASFVARTTAYHVIEAQSFIKQALEHKGFSLVEIMSACPVIYGRLNKKGDAPTMMTEMKENALTFEAFEKLSPENQKGKYKRGIFRKEIKPEYAEEYDKLIAALQESNVKKS